The DNA segment TCCACCATATTCCTTTAAACATACTCAGATGGATTTATGGGGCATAGACAGCAATCGGCACACGCTTATAGGCTGGAATACCACTGTCCGGGTCGGTGTTGGCACTAAATAAACAATTGGCTTCAGGATAAAACATAAAGGCGACCCCCTCACGAATTGCACCGGGGATAATTTCAATATTTTCTAATTTTTGGCGATCGCCCTGCACAGTTACTTTTTGATGAGGCTTGAAACCACCAGCTTTAATATCATTTAAATTCAACAAAATGCAATGACGATGGGGCATATTTCGATAGCGATCAGCTTCTTTGTATACCACCGTATTATGTTGCCCATAACTTCGGCCTGAACCTAAAATCAACACCTTTGCTTTAACATTTTTCGGTAAATCAAAAGCTTCTAATAAAGGCTCCTTTAAAGGCGGTAAAGGTACAACGGACATTTTGGCACGACCAGAATCAGTGGCGAATTTAGGTTCTGTGAAAATTCGATTTTCTAGTAAAAATTCTGAATCATCTTGATCAATATTGCCAATTTCTTTGTAATCACTAATTGTTTTAGAAATGAGTTCTCGAACATAGCTTGTGTCTTGTAATTTCCGCCAGTTAATTGGAGTTTCTCCGAGGACACGATGGGCTATTTCTGTAATTAGCTTAACTTCTGAAATCAAATCACCTTTTAAATGGGTCTTCCCCGGACTATTTAAACGCACAAAATTATTGCCAGATTCCGTTGTTGTTTTATGGGGATTTTCAAAGCGATTAAACACAGGTAAAACAAGCGTTGCTTCGCTACCTAAACCGTGAAAGTGCCCAAGATTTGGCTTAGTGGAAATATAGAAAATCGTCTCTATTTTCCCTAGTGCTCTTTTGGCTTGAATTTGGTCTGGATTTGCAGCGTAATAGTTACCACCTAAACACAACAAAGTGTCAATTTTGTCGCTATCAGCAGCTTGCATTAATCCTGTTGCGTCGTAGCCTTTATTAAGTTTTAGGGAATGCCCCAATAATTTTTCGAGCGCTTGCTTGAGATTATCGCTTAACCGTACCGATACGCCCATTGAGCCAAAGCCTTGCACATTAGAGTGACCGCGAATCGGCATTGTTCCAGCTCCTTCGCGACCCGCTTGTCCAGCAATTAAAGCTGTATTGGCGATCGCCCGCACGTTATCCGTACCATTTTTTTGTTGCGTAATGCCCATCGCCCAAGCAAACACAACATTTTTTGAGGTTCCAATAACGTAGGCAACCTCTTCAATTTCTTCTTGGGAAACACCGCAAGTTTCTGTTAATGTTTTCCAGCTTGTTTCCTTAGCAAACTCAACAACGCTTTCCCAGTTGTCTGTGTATTTTTTAAGGTAATCGAGTTGAGCAAAACCCTGTTCTATTAATGATTTTTGAATGCCGATTAATAACGCTGCATCACTGCCCGGAATAGGCTGCAAATATAAATTTGAAATTGGTGAGCCTCCTTTCAGCATCGACTTAATCGGAAAAGCAGGAGAGGAAAATTTTACTAAACCAACTTCAATTTGAGGATTGATAATAACAACTCGGCCACCTCTATCGGTTATCTCGATCAATTCGTTCATCAGGCGAGGATGATTTGCTGGAGCATTAGAGCCAATCAGAACAACACAATCCGATTGCTTTAAACTCTCCAAGCTCACCATGGATGTGCCAGAGCCAAACACTTCTTTCAGCGCCACACTCGAAGGCACATGACATAGATCGGAACAGTCCGCCAAATTATTACTACCCATTGCCCGCATCAGTAATTGCAACAGATAGGCGGCTTCATTGGATGATCGCCCAGAACTATAACTAGCGACACGTTCTGGAGATTTTTGAAACGCTTTGGCTGCAATCTCAAAAACGTCTTCCCAAGAAATTCGTTCGTAATGCTGCGACCCTTTTCGCAAGATCATTGGATACTGCAACCGACCGAGGCGATCGCATTCTTTTGAGGTTAGCTGCTGTAGTTCAGAGATCGTTTTTTTGGCAAAAACACTGGTTTTGATACCTGCCTGTAATTCTGCATTGATCGCCTCAACACTTTTGGCACAGCGTTGTAAATATTCGCCCGCTTCATTGACAAAGCCTCCTTTCTGACCACCTGTGCCCCAAGCACAGGATAAACAGGCACTTTTATGGTTAAGAACTTGCCAAATTTTTAGCCCATTTGGTGACAGGGATTTTTTTGCCCAGTATTCAAGAACTGGCAGTCCACCACCTGTTTCCGGCAAAAGATTCTCATCGTCATGGGGAAGTTGCGACATATTCTTATGGGATTTAGAAGGAACTATTAGATATTCTAAAGATTTCTTTTCTTAATGGGTATTAGTCTCTAGATGTATTATTTTTCTCTGGAGGGATCATCATATCTTCGAAAGCTTGCTATTAAAGGATTTCAAGCCTGTGCATGCCCAAGCCTAAATGGTGCATATGACCCCAGAGCCAAAATGAAAAAGTACCTTGGTTGTCCTTGGGGATTTTTTCTCTTGATCAGGCGATCGCCACAAAAAAAGAAGCAGACAGAATCGCCTACTTCTTAAAAATTATTCAATTAATCTGAAAATTAACGCCTAGCTCACAACCTACAGTTGAGGAATGAATTGCTCTTTCTCAGGAACTTCAGTGTACTCAGCAACAATCTGACGGAATTCCTCACCACCAACAGTTTCACGTTCGATCAACAGATCGACCAGACGATCAACAACCTCACGGTTATCCTTCACGATTTGACGAGCAATACGGTGACCCTCTTCAGCGATCATCCGGACTTGATCATCAATACGGGAAGCAACTTCCTCAGAATATTCTGAGCGATTCATCAAACCACCACCGAGGAAAACTTCACCCTGCTGACTCTCAAGAGATAAGGGGCCGAGGTCACTCATACCAAAACGCGTAACCATCTGACGTGCCATACCGCTAACCTGTTGCAGGTCACCACCAGCACCCGTTGTCACTTCATCATGGCCGAAAATCTCCTCTTCCGCAGCACGACCACCAAGAGCTCCCGCAATCCGAGCCATCAGCTGGGACTTAGTCGTCAAACCTTGCTCCTCATTAGGTGTAAACCATGTTAGACCTTGAGCTTGACCACGAGGAATCAAAGTTACCTTCTGTACGGGATCATGATCCTTGAGAAGTGTACCGACGATTGCATGACCAACTTCATGGTAGGCAATTAGACGCTTACTCTTGCTATCAACGAGGGGAGTACCCTCCATACCAGCGATAACGCGGTCAACTGCATCATCAATTTCAGACATCGTAATTGCTTCTTTACGACGACGAGCAGTAAGGATAGCAGCTTCATTCAAAAGGTTTGCGAGATCCGCACCGCTAAAGCCGGGTGTACGACGAGCAATGACCTCAAGGGAAATTTCGTCCGCAAGCTTTTTATTGCGAGCATGAACTTCAAGAATACTGAGACGACCTTTAATGTCGGGCGTGTCAACAGTGACTTGACGATCAAAACGGCCGGGACGCATTAATGCAGAGTCAAGGACATCAGGACGGTTAGTCGCTGCAATGATAATGATGCCAGTGTTGCCCTCAAAACCATCCATTTCAGTGAGGAGTTGGTTTAGAGTTTGTTCACGCTCGTCATTACCGCCACCAATACCAGCGCCACGTTGACGACCAACAGCATCAATTTCATCGATAAAGATTAGACAAGGCGCACTTTCTTTCGCTTTTTTAAAGAGGTCACGGACGCGGGACGCACCGACACCAACGAACATTTCTACAAATTCAGAACCAGAGATGCTGAAAAACGGTACACCAGCTTCACCGGCGATCGCCTTAGCGAGAAGCGTTTTACCAGTTCCGGGAGGGCCAACAAGCAGAACACCCTTAGGAATACGCGCACCAACAGCAGTAAACTTTTCAGGCTGCTTCAAGAAAGTAACAACCTCCTGCAACTCTTCCTTAGCTTCCTCAATGCCCGCAACATCATCAAACATGATGCCCGTTTCAGCTTCCATCATGAACTTAGCCTTAGACTTACCAAAATTCATTGCCTGTCCAGGACCACCCGGCATATTGCTGGAACGACGGAAGAGGAGGAATAAAGCAGAAATTAAAAGAACCGGAAAAATTAAATTACCCAAAATGCCCCATACAGCACCATTATTGCTTGCAGGGTGGGAATCAAAGTCAACCTTTGCCTCACGGAGCTTCGTAATGAGCTCAGGGGAATTACCAGGCAAGTCGACGCGTAACTGTTGAGAACGGTTATCTAAATCAGGGTCAACCGCTTCAACGATCGCCGTACGTCCACCTTCATACAAATCAACACTAGTAACACGACCAGCATCAAGGTACTCCAGAAAACGGCCATAGCTCATGCGAATGTTCGCAGTATTGCCACTAGAGAGATTAGCCGGGTTTGCCGAAAAGGCTCCCTGCCAAACAAAAAAGCCGATGACAAGCAGCGGTAATGCCCACAGGACAATGGTTTTCCAAGATGATTTCATGGGTTAATCTTCGCTATTTTGATTCAATACTTCGTATCTAAAAATGTAGCTAACTGTTTCTACTATATTTAATAACAAGTGACTTGGTAACAAGTGACTTGGCAGTAATACACAGAACAATTGCTGTCAAGGTTTTGATTAAAGATTACGTTTTTTATGACGATGTCTTAACTAAATTTAACTTAATTCTCATTTTAAGCGCAACTCTTTCTCTTTTCAGCCATCGCTCTCGAGTTTCTATCGGACAAAAATAAAGGACACTTTTCTCTTGAGGCTGTTCAGAAGCATCAATATCTATAATCTGAATTTACTGGAAAACCAACGAGAGTGCTCCTAGGGCCGATAAAAGTTCTTTAGCTCTATATTGATTTCTAATTCTATGGCTTAGTCGTAGTCGCAAAAAGATCCGGGTCAAAGGGATGGTTATTCCATTTTTGAATAAAAAGAGTGGCATCCTCTTTGCTTAGGGGTTTCGAGAAGAAAAAACCTTGACCATACTCACATCCGAGTGTTTTGAGGATTTGGAATTGTGAAATATTTTCGATGCCTTCTGCGACAATATCCATCCCCAGATTATGACCTAAGGCAATCACAGCACGGGGAATTGCGAGACTATTGTCTGCGGTTGTGATTTTACTCACGAAGGAACGGTCAATTTTTAAGGTATCAACGGGAAAATCATTTAAATAACTCAATGATGAATAGCCTGTGCCGAAATCATCAATACTCAACTTGACATCAAGGGTTTTAAGGTCATTTAAAGTTTTGATTGTGTCTTGGATATCGTCCATCACCATACTTTCTGTCACTTCAAGTTTCAGTGAGGATGCGTGGAGGCCTGCATGCTGTAATGTTTCTTCTACGCTTGCTTTAAGATTACTTTGACTAAACTGACGACTTGAGAGGTTGATGCTGATTGTCAGGTTTTTGTTTAAATCTAGATCTTTTTGCCATTGTTTAAATTGTCGACAGCCTTCTGCTAAAACCCATTGACCGATTGGCAAAATCAAATCTGTTTCTTCGGCAATGGAAATAAAGCGGTTAGGAGAAACGAGCCCCCTGGTTGGGCTGTGCCACCGCACTAGGGCTTCAAAGCCTTTGAGGAGGCCAGAGTCTAGGGTAAAGATTGGTTGATATACAAGTTGAAATTCTTCGTTTTCGATCGCCTGACGGAGATCGCTTTCAATGGTGAGGCGATTGAGGGATTGGGCTTGCATACCTGCTGCAAAAATTTCGTAATTGCCTCGTCTTGATTTTTTGGCTCTGTTCATTGCGGTATGGGCTTGT comes from the [Limnothrix rosea] IAM M-220 genome and includes:
- a CDS encoding FdhF/YdeP family oxidoreductase: MSQLPHDDENLLPETGGGLPVLEYWAKKSLSPNGLKIWQVLNHKSACLSCAWGTGGQKGGFVNEAGEYLQRCAKSVEAINAELQAGIKTSVFAKKTISELQQLTSKECDRLGRLQYPMILRKGSQHYERISWEDVFEIAAKAFQKSPERVASYSSGRSSNEAAYLLQLLMRAMGSNNLADCSDLCHVPSSVALKEVFGSGTSMVSLESLKQSDCVVLIGSNAPANHPRLMNELIEITDRGGRVVIINPQIEVGLVKFSSPAFPIKSMLKGGSPISNLYLQPIPGSDAALLIGIQKSLIEQGFAQLDYLKKYTDNWESVVEFAKETSWKTLTETCGVSQEEIEEVAYVIGTSKNVVFAWAMGITQQKNGTDNVRAIANTALIAGQAGREGAGTMPIRGHSNVQGFGSMGVSVRLSDNLKQALEKLLGHSLKLNKGYDATGLMQAADSDKIDTLLCLGGNYYAANPDQIQAKRALGKIETIFYISTKPNLGHFHGLGSEATLVLPVFNRFENPHKTTTESGNNFVRLNSPGKTHLKGDLISEVKLITEIAHRVLGETPINWRKLQDTSYVRELISKTISDYKEIGNIDQDDSEFLLENRIFTEPKFATDSGRAKMSVVPLPPLKEPLLEAFDLPKNVKAKVLILGSGRSYGQHNTVVYKEADRYRNMPHRHCILLNLNDIKAGGFKPHQKVTVQGDRQKLENIEIIPGAIREGVAFMFYPEANCLFSANTDPDSGIPAYKRVPIAVYAP
- the ftsH2 gene encoding ATP-dependent zinc metalloprotease FtsH2, translated to MKSSWKTIVLWALPLLVIGFFVWQGAFSANPANLSSGNTANIRMSYGRFLEYLDAGRVTSVDLYEGGRTAIVEAVDPDLDNRSQQLRVDLPGNSPELITKLREAKVDFDSHPASNNGAVWGILGNLIFPVLLISALFLLFRRSSNMPGGPGQAMNFGKSKAKFMMEAETGIMFDDVAGIEEAKEELQEVVTFLKQPEKFTAVGARIPKGVLLVGPPGTGKTLLAKAIAGEAGVPFFSISGSEFVEMFVGVGASRVRDLFKKAKESAPCLIFIDEIDAVGRQRGAGIGGGNDEREQTLNQLLTEMDGFEGNTGIIIIAATNRPDVLDSALMRPGRFDRQVTVDTPDIKGRLSILEVHARNKKLADEISLEVIARRTPGFSGADLANLLNEAAILTARRRKEAITMSEIDDAVDRVIAGMEGTPLVDSKSKRLIAYHEVGHAIVGTLLKDHDPVQKVTLIPRGQAQGLTWFTPNEEQGLTTKSQLMARIAGALGGRAAEEEIFGHDEVTTGAGGDLQQVSGMARQMVTRFGMSDLGPLSLESQQGEVFLGGGLMNRSEYSEEVASRIDDQVRMIAEEGHRIARQIVKDNREVVDRLVDLLIERETVGGEEFRQIVAEYTEVPEKEQFIPQL